The following proteins are encoded in a genomic region of Alnus glutinosa chromosome 8, dhAlnGlut1.1, whole genome shotgun sequence:
- the LOC133875472 gene encoding GDSL esterase/lipase At4g26790 — protein MNQDQTQREKDSMKMAFKAIHWFLLAHLLVQIAEINARVPAIIVFGDSSVDSGNNNQISTLLKSNFGPYGRDFIGGQATGRFSNGRIPTDFISEAFGIKPTIPAYLDPTCDIKDFATGVCFASAGTGYDNATSDVLSVIPLWEELEHYKEYQKDLRGYLGDEKANEVLGEALYLISIGTNDYLENYYLLSERSSEFSIEEYQNFLAGIAGNFITELYNLGARKISLGGVPPMGCLPLERTTNILFGSDCVEEYNNVAKDFNEKLKGLTANLNELTGIRLVFANPYDVLFEMIQSPEFFGFEEAARACCGTGLFEMSYLCNNIDPFTCSDASKYVFWDSFHPTEKANGIIADHVMKNSLAQFLGD, from the exons ATGAATCAGGACCAAACCCAAAGGGAAAAAGATTCAATGAAGATGGCATTTAAGGCCATTCATTGGTTCCTCTTAGCTCATCTCCTAGTGCAAATAGCAGAGATAAATGCAAGAGTTCCAGCGATTATTGTGTTTGGAGACTCTTCTGTGGATTCAGGGAACAACAACCAGATCTCTACATTGCTGAAGAGTAATTTCGGGCCTTATGGTAGAGATTTCATTGGTGGTCAGGCCACTGGAAGGTTTTCCAATGGCCGGATTCCAACAGACTTCATTTCTGAAGCTTTTGGGATCAAGCCAACAATACCTGCATATTTGGATCCAACATGTGATATCAAAGATTTTGCTACTGGAGTTTGCTTTGCTTCCGCCGGAACAGGTTACGATAATGCTACTTCTGACGTGCTA TCCGTAATACCTCTGTGGGAGGAATTGGAGCACTACAAGGAATACCAGAAGGACCTGAGAGGATATCTTGGCGACGAGAAAGCTAACGAGGTTCTGGGTGAAGCGCTCTACCTGATAAGCATAGGAACCAACGATTACCTAGAGAACTACTATCTACTTTCAGAAAGATCATCAGAATTTTCCATTGAGGAGTACCAGAATTTTCTAGCAGGTATTGCAGGAAATTTCATCACAGAGCTCTACAATCTTGGAGCTCGCAAGATATCCCTAGGCGGGGTTCCTCCGATGGGGTGTTTACCATTGGAGAGAACCACAAACATCTTGTTTGGGAGTGACTGTGTAGAGGAATACAACAATGTGGCCAAAGATTTTAATGAAAAGTTGAAGGGATTGACTGCAAATCTGAACGAGTTAACTGGAATCCGCCTGGTGTTTGCAAACCCATATGATGTTCTCTTCGAAATGATTCAGAGTCCAGAATTCTTTG GATTCGAAGAAGCAGCAAGAGCTTGTTGTGGAACCGGATTGTTCGAGATGAGTTACTTATGTAATAACATAGACCCATTCACATGTTCAGATGCAAGTAAATATGTATTTTGGGATTCCTTCCACCCCACAGAGAAGGCAAATGGTATCATTGCTgatcatgtgatgaaaaatagTCTAGCTCAGTTTCTAGGTGACTAG
- the LOC133875329 gene encoding mitochondrial pyruvate carrier 4-like isoform X2, whose translation MASSKLKALWNHPAGPKTVFFWAPTAKWGISMANIADFSKPPESLSCPQQVAVLCTGIIWSRYSMAVTPKNWNLFGNSIAMAGTGLYQLTRKIKFEYDHFSETKAADEGKE comes from the exons ATGGCAAGTTCCAAGCTCAAAGCTCTCTGGAACCACCCGGCTGGCCCCAAAACGG TTTTCTTTTGGGCTCCAACTGCTAAATGGGGCATCAGCATGGCAAACATTGCTGACTTCTCAAAGCCACCTGAAAGCCTCTCTTGTCCTCAACAAGTAG CGGTTTTATGCACTGGAATTATTTGGTCACGCTACAGCATGGCGGTAACTCCG AAAAACTGGAATCTTTTCGGCAATAGTATTGCAATGGCTGGGACAGGCTTGTATCAACTAACACGCAAGATTAAGTTCGA ATATGATCACTTTTCAGAGACTAAAGCAGCTGATGAGGGAAAAGAGTGA
- the LOC133875329 gene encoding mitochondrial pyruvate carrier 4-like isoform X1 produces the protein MASSKLKALWNHPAGPKTVFFWAPTAKWGISMANIADFSKPPESLSCPQQVAVLCTGIIWSRYSMAVTPKNWNLFGNSIAMAGTDMITFQRLKQLMREKSDDKSLSGTTSIWLA, from the exons ATGGCAAGTTCCAAGCTCAAAGCTCTCTGGAACCACCCGGCTGGCCCCAAAACGG TTTTCTTTTGGGCTCCAACTGCTAAATGGGGCATCAGCATGGCAAACATTGCTGACTTCTCAAAGCCACCTGAAAGCCTCTCTTGTCCTCAACAAGTAG CGGTTTTATGCACTGGAATTATTTGGTCACGCTACAGCATGGCGGTAACTCCG AAAAACTGGAATCTTTTCGGCAATAGTATTGCAATGGCTGGGACAG ATATGATCACTTTTCAGAGACTAAAGCAGCTGATGAGGGAAAAGAGTGATGACAAAAGTCTCTCGGGAACTACATCGATCTGGCTAGCTTAA